A region from the Bacteroidota bacterium genome encodes:
- the murG gene encoding undecaprenyldiphospho-muramoylpentapeptide beta-N-acetylglucosaminyltransferase: protein MESRTEEDSSGKKKGVRVCFAGGGTGGHLFPAIAIADEIRRRVPDAEITFVGTRRKIEARVVPQRGYNFVPIWISGFRRSLKPGNLLFPAKVAVSVMQSFFLMKKMKPDIVVGTGGYVCGPPVYVATLLGIPTLIQEQNSYPGVTTRRLAHRVDEVHLSFESSKRYLRRQDNVKISGNPTRAALGTISRKAGAEKFGIDPAVTTLLVFGGSLGATSLNNEVARVLPELLRLGIQLIWQTGEGDFERIAPVAESLTQDAKKRVRVLKFIENMEYAYAAADVAACRAGASTLAELTVVGLASVLVPYPFAAANHQEENARAMVDAGAAVMIRDKELKDHFLTTVAGMVTDTAKRKIVSEKAKALGKKEAASTLADAVMRLAKAQHGSTPR, encoded by the coding sequence ATGGAATCCCGAACAGAAGAAGATTCTTCAGGAAAGAAAAAAGGGGTGAGAGTTTGTTTTGCGGGAGGGGGCACGGGTGGGCATTTGTTTCCGGCCATTGCCATTGCGGATGAAATCAGGCGTCGCGTGCCGGATGCAGAGATTACGTTCGTCGGTACGAGGCGGAAAATTGAAGCGCGGGTTGTACCGCAAAGGGGATACAACTTCGTGCCGATCTGGATTAGCGGGTTCAGAAGAAGCCTGAAACCGGGGAATCTTCTTTTTCCCGCAAAAGTAGCGGTGAGTGTAATGCAGTCGTTCTTTCTCATGAAAAAGATGAAACCCGATATCGTTGTCGGAACCGGCGGCTATGTGTGCGGGCCGCCTGTGTACGTGGCAACACTGCTCGGAATTCCGACGCTGATACAGGAACAAAACAGCTATCCCGGCGTTACGACGCGACGGCTCGCGCATCGCGTGGACGAGGTTCATCTCAGTTTCGAGAGTTCGAAGCGGTATCTCCGCCGCCAGGATAATGTGAAGATTAGCGGCAACCCGACACGGGCAGCGCTCGGAACGATCTCGCGCAAAGCCGGAGCAGAGAAGTTCGGCATCGATCCGGCGGTGACAACCTTGCTGGTATTCGGTGGAAGTCTCGGCGCAACATCACTCAACAACGAGGTGGCGCGTGTCCTTCCTGAGTTGTTGCGGCTCGGGATCCAGTTGATCTGGCAAACAGGAGAAGGGGACTTCGAGCGTATTGCCCCCGTTGCGGAATCACTGACCCAGGATGCAAAGAAGCGGGTTAGGGTGCTGAAGTTCATTGAGAACATGGAGTATGCCTACGCTGCTGCGGATGTTGCGGCGTGCAGAGCAGGAGCCAGCACGCTGGCGGAACTGACGGTTGTCGGGCTGGCATCGGTACTTGTGCCCTACCCGTTTGCGGCGGCGAACCATCAGGAGGAGAATGCCCGCGCAATGGTTGACGCGGGGGCGGCGGTGATGATTCGGGACAAGGAGTTGAAAGATCATTTTCTCACGACTGTGGCGGGTATGGTCACTGATACGGCGAAACGGAAAATAGTGTCGGAAAAAGCAAAAGCACTCGGAAAGAAGGAGGCAGCATCAACGCTTGCCGATGCCGTGATGAGATTAGC
- a CDS encoding FtsW/RodA/SpoVE family cell cycle protein — protein MKSKRNHIDLATLTSVLMLMVLSLGVVYSASSTMAFEKWGSSSKLMMLHLVKVVIGFGAIIIFMNIDYRKYKKLTKPALIVAVVLLGVTLALGGELKGATRFLRIGGFSFQPSDFAKYALIFHICALLSIKKERIRDFKTGFLPVIIWIGIVTVLVLAQPNFSNGSMIMALSFIMLFVGRVKILHIALTVVALLPALIGYMLSAPYRMRRIMAYTGFGEETGSKVNYQLWQGIIGFGNGGIFGVGPGESKQRDFFLPESYGDFVFSIVGEEYGLIGTLLILILFLTIMLRGMKIARHAPDEFGRYLAVGITASITLYALINAGVTVGIFPTTGLPMPFVSYGGSSILFSSIAVGVLLNISSQTDLHPRFVLPGFGKKEPPPPEPAVGRVY, from the coding sequence ATGAAATCGAAACGCAACCATATCGACCTTGCCACGCTGACATCGGTGCTGATGCTGATGGTGCTGAGTCTCGGCGTCGTGTACAGCGCCAGCTCAACAATGGCATTCGAGAAATGGGGGTCAAGCTCGAAGCTGATGATGCTGCATCTTGTGAAAGTCGTCATCGGCTTCGGGGCGATTATCATTTTCATGAATATCGATTACAGGAAGTATAAGAAGCTGACAAAGCCCGCACTTATTGTAGCAGTGGTGCTGCTGGGTGTGACACTTGCATTGGGTGGCGAATTGAAGGGAGCCACACGATTTCTGCGGATTGGCGGATTCAGCTTCCAACCGTCGGATTTCGCGAAGTACGCGCTCATCTTCCACATCTGCGCCCTTCTCTCAATAAAGAAGGAACGCATCAGGGATTTCAAGACGGGCTTTCTGCCGGTGATCATCTGGATTGGCATTGTTACAGTTCTTGTTCTGGCGCAACCTAATTTCAGCAACGGGTCGATGATTATGGCGCTCAGCTTCATCATGCTGTTCGTCGGAAGGGTTAAGATCTTACACATAGCACTGACGGTTGTTGCGCTTCTCCCGGCCCTGATTGGCTATATGCTCAGTGCACCGTACCGGATGAGACGAATCATGGCCTACACCGGCTTTGGCGAAGAAACGGGAAGCAAAGTCAACTACCAGCTTTGGCAAGGCATCATCGGGTTCGGGAACGGAGGCATCTTCGGCGTTGGCCCCGGTGAAAGCAAGCAACGCGATTTCTTTCTTCCGGAATCGTACGGCGATTTTGTGTTCTCGATTGTCGGAGAGGAGTACGGCCTCATCGGTACGCTTCTCATTCTCATTCTCTTTCTGACAATCATGTTGCGCGGAATGAAAATTGCAAGGCACGCGCCGGATGAGTTCGGTCGCTACCTTGCTGTCGGTATTACGGCATCAATCACCCTGTACGCACTCATTAATGCGGGAGTAACGGTGGGCATTTTTCCGACAACCGGGTTGCCGATGCCGTTCGTCAGCTACGGCGGATCGTCAATTTTGTTCTCGTCGATCGCTGTCGGCGTGTTGCTCAACATCTCGTCACAAACCGATTTGCATCCGCGGTTTGTGCTTCCGGGATTCGGGAAGAAGGAGCCCCCGCCGCCCGAGCCGGCGGTCGGACGGGTGTATTGA
- a CDS encoding UDP-N-acetylmuramoyl-L-alanine--D-glutamate ligase — MEFRGTTFSVIGGARSGIAVAKLLKAHGAAVLLSDKVPLETMQQAAAELDRLNIPYEFGGNSEEVLRADVLVVSPGVPEDAPIVKAARAKGKAVVGEIEVASLVCKGPIVAITGTNGKTTTTALVGRIFEDAKRPSVVAGNIGLAFSQLVEQITEQHTAILEVSSFQLDTIKTFRPRVSALLNITPDHLDRYEHSMDKYVASKCRVFENQRSGDTIVYNYDDDIVRTHVEARIHPEVKRLPFSTRKQPDEGAFLSGDSVVTRIGGNTTHIIKTADISIKGAHNLMNAMASTLVAQAMNIPTASLRATLKNFKGVEHRLEFVRELDGITYVNDSKATNVDSVWYALQSFERPIVLLLGGRDKGNDYSSLVPLVNKHVRSIVAVGESADKVLAAFADVKPAGKAMSMEEAVSLARHAAVRGDVVLLSPACASFDWFENYEHRGRVFKDIVMKL; from the coding sequence GTGGAATTTCGCGGAACAACATTCAGCGTCATCGGAGGCGCTCGCAGCGGAATAGCAGTCGCGAAGTTATTGAAAGCACACGGCGCCGCGGTTCTTCTCAGCGACAAGGTGCCTTTGGAAACAATGCAGCAAGCGGCCGCTGAACTTGACAGGTTGAATATTCCGTACGAGTTTGGCGGGAATTCGGAGGAAGTGTTGCGGGCGGATGTTCTGGTGGTAAGCCCGGGTGTGCCGGAGGATGCCCCCATTGTGAAGGCAGCACGGGCAAAAGGCAAGGCCGTTGTCGGCGAAATAGAAGTTGCGAGCCTGGTGTGTAAAGGCCCGATAGTTGCAATCACGGGCACAAACGGCAAAACCACCACAACTGCCCTTGTCGGTAGAATTTTTGAAGATGCGAAACGCCCGTCGGTAGTGGCGGGCAACATCGGGCTCGCGTTCTCGCAGTTGGTTGAACAGATCACGGAACAGCATACGGCGATACTTGAAGTGAGCAGCTTTCAACTCGATACGATCAAGACGTTCAGACCGAGGGTTTCGGCATTGCTGAATATTACCCCCGATCATCTTGACCGCTATGAACACTCAATGGATAAGTATGTGGCGTCCAAGTGCCGGGTATTTGAGAACCAACGCAGCGGTGACACCATCGTGTACAACTATGACGACGATATCGTCAGGACACATGTTGAGGCAAGAATTCACCCCGAAGTGAAACGTCTTCCCTTCAGTACAAGGAAACAGCCCGACGAGGGGGCCTTCCTCTCGGGCGACAGCGTCGTAACACGAATCGGCGGCAACACCACCCACATCATCAAAACCGCAGACATCAGCATCAAAGGCGCGCATAATTTGATGAACGCAATGGCCTCGACACTGGTTGCACAAGCGATGAACATTCCGACGGCATCGCTTCGGGCAACGCTGAAAAACTTCAAGGGTGTGGAGCACCGTCTGGAATTTGTACGGGAACTCGACGGCATCACGTATGTGAACGACTCGAAAGCGACCAACGTCGATTCTGTTTGGTATGCCCTGCAGAGTTTTGAACGTCCGATCGTTCTGTTGCTTGGAGGACGCGACAAGGGGAACGACTACTCGTCGCTCGTTCCTCTTGTCAACAAGCATGTCAGATCCATTGTCGCGGTCGGCGAATCCGCTGACAAGGTACTTGCCGCGTTCGCAGACGTGAAGCCGGCAGGCAAGGCAATGAGTATGGAAGAAGCCGTGTCGCTGGCACGCCATGCTGCGGTTCGTGGAGATGTCGTTCTTCTTTCGCCGGCCTGTGCGTCGTTTGATTGGTTTGAGAACTACGAGCATCGCGGCCGGGTGTTCAAGGACATTGTGATGAAACTGTGA
- the mraY gene encoding phospho-N-acetylmuramoyl-pentapeptide-transferase, with the protein MLTYLFDIIDKVYHPPGFGVVRFITFRAAAAAITALLIAFWLGPKIIAALKRRQIGESAKLEAPKTHLTKAGTPTMGGLIVLSAIIIPTLLWGTLTNVYIQLIIFVTVTLGVVGFLDDYMKVVKKKPKGLIGRYKIVGQVFVGLVVGGVIYFYPHWIDPELWKINSSSTVPFFKNMEFDFGLLYVPMVIFVIVATSNAVNLTDGLDGLAIGTTAIVALTLAVISYISGNAVLSNYLTIPFLRGNGELAVFCAAMAGAALGFLWFNAYPAQVFMGDTGSLALGGAIGAMCVLIKKELLLPTLGGVFFVETLSVIIQRVYFKYTKKKYGEGRRVFKMAPLHHHFEMLGWPEPKIVTRFYIVAILLMILSLATFKVR; encoded by the coding sequence ATGCTGACGTATCTGTTCGACATAATCGACAAAGTGTACCATCCGCCCGGCTTTGGAGTGGTTCGCTTTATCACATTTCGCGCAGCGGCAGCGGCAATCACCGCGTTGCTTATCGCCTTCTGGCTTGGCCCGAAGATCATCGCCGCGCTGAAGCGGCGACAAATCGGCGAATCGGCGAAGCTTGAAGCACCGAAAACCCATTTGACAAAAGCGGGAACGCCGACAATGGGCGGCCTGATCGTTCTTTCTGCCATCATTATTCCGACTCTGTTGTGGGGCACGCTGACAAATGTCTATATCCAGCTCATCATTTTTGTGACTGTAACGCTCGGCGTGGTCGGGTTTCTGGATGACTACATGAAGGTTGTCAAGAAGAAACCGAAGGGACTGATCGGCAGATACAAGATTGTCGGTCAGGTGTTCGTCGGATTGGTTGTCGGGGGGGTGATCTATTTCTATCCCCACTGGATCGACCCGGAGTTGTGGAAGATCAATTCGTCGTCAACCGTTCCGTTCTTCAAGAATATGGAGTTCGATTTCGGGCTGCTGTACGTTCCGATGGTGATCTTCGTGATTGTTGCGACATCGAATGCCGTGAACCTGACGGACGGGCTCGACGGGCTTGCGATCGGAACAACGGCAATCGTTGCTCTCACGCTTGCCGTCATAAGTTATATCTCGGGCAACGCGGTATTAAGCAACTATCTGACAATCCCATTTCTGCGCGGCAACGGCGAGCTGGCAGTGTTCTGCGCGGCAATGGCGGGAGCGGCCCTGGGCTTTCTCTGGTTTAATGCCTATCCCGCGCAAGTATTTATGGGTGATACCGGCTCGCTGGCGCTCGGCGGTGCCATCGGGGCAATGTGTGTTTTGATCAAGAAAGAGCTTCTGCTGCCGACGCTCGGCGGCGTGTTCTTTGTGGAGACACTTTCGGTTATCATCCAGCGGGTGTATTTCAAATACACAAAAAAGAAATACGGGGAAGGCCGTCGCGTCTTCAAAATGGCCCCGCTGCATCACCATTTTGAAATGCTCGGGTGGCCGGAACCGAAAATTGTAACACGATTCTATATCGTTGCGATACTGTTGATGATTCTCAGTCTCGCAACGTTCAAGGTACGATGA
- the murF gene encoding UDP-N-acetylmuramoyl-tripeptide--D-alanyl-D-alanine ligase, which produces MKLSPGELRHISHIEFRNAEKLKGGKITGVSTDSRSVREGEVFFAIKGENFDGHKFLAGAFERGCEVAVVESSANIDPVKTMPLLVVHNTVHALGELARLYRMKFGIPVLAIAGSNGKTTTKEMVTSVLGTKYTVLSTDGNLNNHIGVPQTLFRLGNKHQIAVIEIGTNHPGEIAYLCNILEPTHGLVTNVGHEHLEFFKTLAGVAKEETFLFKNLTSRKGSVAFVNLDDKHVVAKAKSLKTKVTYGFSTRAASVRGSILNTDEKGCVHFSFGARSAKTETKTRLPIPGKHNALNALSAAAVGLTFKVPAGKIKSALESFRPVGKRMEVHEFGGVNVYNDTYNANSDSTLEALRVLGAARVAGKRIAVLADMKELGERAFHEHTRVGKSLSSIPVEYLLTFGEQARHIHDAATVTFKFHYEQKNMLAEYLAELVSPGDAVLVKGSRSMKMEDIVTFLQERLKSRA; this is translated from the coding sequence GTGAAACTCTCTCCCGGTGAACTCCGCCACATTTCGCACATTGAATTTCGCAACGCGGAGAAGTTGAAGGGAGGAAAAATCACGGGCGTCTCCACCGATTCGAGATCCGTTCGGGAAGGAGAGGTCTTCTTTGCCATTAAGGGGGAGAATTTTGACGGACACAAGTTCCTGGCCGGGGCCTTCGAACGTGGTTGCGAAGTTGCTGTCGTCGAGTCGTCGGCCAACATTGACCCGGTGAAGACGATGCCGCTGTTGGTGGTTCACAACACCGTTCATGCGCTCGGCGAGTTAGCCCGGCTCTACCGGATGAAATTCGGGATTCCGGTGCTTGCGATCGCCGGCAGCAACGGAAAGACCACAACAAAGGAAATGGTGACAAGCGTTCTCGGCACAAAATACACCGTGCTGAGCACGGACGGCAATCTCAACAATCATATCGGCGTTCCGCAAACGCTGTTCAGGCTGGGAAACAAACACCAGATTGCTGTGATTGAAATCGGAACGAATCATCCGGGCGAGATCGCATACCTGTGCAACATTCTTGAGCCGACACACGGACTCGTGACGAATGTCGGTCACGAACACCTGGAGTTCTTCAAGACTCTGGCGGGCGTGGCAAAGGAGGAGACGTTCCTGTTCAAGAACCTGACCTCACGGAAAGGCTCTGTTGCATTTGTCAATCTGGACGACAAGCATGTTGTTGCAAAGGCGAAATCGTTGAAAACGAAAGTCACATACGGCTTCAGCACGCGGGCGGCTTCTGTTCGCGGTAGCATTCTGAATACTGATGAAAAGGGTTGCGTGCATTTCAGCTTTGGAGCACGAAGCGCGAAAACAGAAACGAAAACCCGTTTGCCCATCCCGGGAAAACACAATGCCCTGAATGCCCTCTCGGCTGCAGCGGTAGGGCTCACGTTCAAAGTACCGGCCGGGAAAATAAAGTCAGCCTTGGAATCATTCAGGCCCGTGGGAAAGCGAATGGAAGTTCACGAGTTCGGTGGCGTAAACGTGTACAACGATACGTATAACGCAAATTCCGATTCGACACTCGAGGCGCTACGTGTTCTCGGCGCCGCCCGGGTTGCAGGCAAGAGAATCGCCGTCCTTGCAGATATGAAAGAACTGGGTGAACGTGCATTTCACGAACACACCCGCGTCGGAAAATCACTGTCGTCAATACCCGTTGAATACCTTCTTACATTCGGCGAGCAGGCCCGGCATATTCATGATGCGGCAACGGTAACATTCAAATTCCATTATGAACAGAAGAACATGCTCGCGGAATACCTTGCCGAGCTTGTAAGCCCGGGCGATGCGGTTCTGGTGAAGGGCTCGCGCAGCATGAAGATGGAGGACATCGTCACATTTCTTCAAGAACGGTTGAAGAGCAGAGCATAA
- a CDS encoding UDP-N-acetylmuramoyl-L-alanyl-D-glutamate--2,6-diaminopimelate ligase, whose amino-acid sequence MFQTMYGKMVVTHDVEVRNIQYDSRAVGPGDLFVAIRGGSVDGHAFIGNAVSAGAKVVVMENDAALPDAFFMHAGVIKVVVSDARKSLALIAGNYYEHPSRKLRLVGVTGTNGKTSTAYLIRSILEANGEKTGLIGTIEYRIGNEVFPAIHTTPESPDLNRLLATMVQKGCTAAVMEVSSHALALRRVFGLTFTAAVFTNLTQDHLDFHQTIDEYFKAKKILFDQLDAEATAIANADSSDGERIIADTKARPLKYGIRTRADVTASRLTMSLSGTSCTVNYRNTAYNVESTLIGSFNVQNILAAYTTGVALSIDHDLIRQGVAGLKAVPGRFQQFASPKGWIAIVDYAHTPDALEKCLRTIREIGSSNSGRIITVFGCGGNRDRSKRPHMGRIATELSDVTVITSDNPRRENPEDIIAEIKAGCVAGKQIAIEPDRRKAISSALMMAQKNDIVLIAGKGHEDYQIVGDTKSHFDDREEVKSFIGENR is encoded by the coding sequence ATGTTCCAGACAATGTACGGGAAAATGGTTGTTACACACGATGTTGAGGTGCGGAACATCCAGTATGATTCACGGGCAGTCGGGCCGGGCGATCTGTTCGTGGCAATCAGAGGCGGCAGCGTTGACGGCCATGCATTTATCGGCAACGCGGTTTCGGCGGGTGCCAAAGTTGTTGTGATGGAAAACGATGCAGCTCTGCCTGATGCATTCTTCATGCATGCGGGTGTGATCAAGGTGGTTGTCAGTGATGCACGCAAGTCGCTGGCGTTGATAGCCGGAAACTATTATGAACACCCGTCACGTAAGCTCAGGCTTGTCGGTGTTACGGGGACGAACGGAAAAACCTCAACAGCGTACTTGATCCGCTCGATTCTTGAAGCGAACGGAGAGAAAACCGGATTGATAGGAACAATCGAATACAGAATTGGCAACGAAGTGTTTCCCGCGATACATACAACGCCCGAATCACCCGATCTGAACAGGCTGCTCGCAACGATGGTGCAGAAGGGCTGTACTGCGGCGGTAATGGAAGTTTCGTCACACGCACTGGCATTGCGTCGCGTATTCGGATTGACATTCACAGCCGCCGTCTTCACAAACCTGACACAGGATCATCTCGACTTCCATCAAACAATAGATGAGTATTTCAAGGCGAAGAAGATTCTGTTCGATCAATTGGATGCTGAAGCGACCGCAATCGCCAATGCTGACAGCAGCGACGGGGAGAGGATCATTGCCGATACAAAGGCGCGACCGCTGAAATACGGCATTCGAACACGTGCGGATGTTACGGCGAGTCGACTGACTATGAGCTTGAGCGGAACATCGTGTACGGTGAACTATCGGAATACAGCATACAATGTCGAATCGACACTCATCGGAAGTTTCAACGTGCAGAACATTCTTGCGGCGTACACCACAGGCGTCGCATTATCGATTGACCATGACTTGATTCGACAAGGCGTTGCCGGTCTGAAAGCCGTACCCGGGCGCTTTCAGCAGTTTGCCTCTCCGAAAGGATGGATCGCCATCGTTGACTACGCCCATACACCGGATGCATTGGAGAAATGCCTTCGAACCATTCGAGAGATCGGCTCGTCGAATTCAGGCAGAATCATCACCGTCTTCGGCTGCGGCGGAAATCGGGACAGAAGCAAACGCCCCCACATGGGACGCATTGCCACGGAATTGAGCGACGTAACGGTGATTACGTCGGATAATCCGCGTCGGGAGAATCCGGAGGATATCATCGCGGAAATCAAGGCCGGATGCGTCGCGGGAAAACAGATTGCCATTGAACCCGATCGGCGCAAGGCAATCTCGTCAGCCCTGATGATGGCACAAAAGAACGACATTGTGCTGATAGCGGGAAAAGGACACGAAGATTATCAGATTGTCGGCGATACGAAATCCCATTTTGATGATCGGGAAGAAGTGAAATCATTTATCGGGGAGAACAGGTGA
- a CDS encoding PASTA domain-containing protein: MKMRLLKAVLLVFFAVVAAKLVQIQVIDSARYKEIARKQYEVKVPLLASRGNIYDRNGKILVSNTMAVSYAADPKVVGNDAGKIADRLARVFGESKREEHLAKLRKRNSRFVWLERRASPQTSSRINAKDFDGLIETEEPKRIYHYDHVAGQVLGFTDIDHNGLSGIELTFDKELRGENGYIIMQRDGLGRKRPTVDYPRAEPKNGNNVVLTLDLDYQSIAEEELRKGVERNNAESGLVVMLEPKTGEVLAMASYPGINPNRHQNIDAAASRNRIITDVFEPGSVFKLVTASAALEYNIVTPEQKFFAENGKYMVRGRPAPITDVHKYGTISFRDAIELSSNIVMAKVSDLVGAERMYATARNFGFGIPTGLELPGEVNGQLKKPVQWSRTTLNTMAYGYEVGVTPLQLVAAYGALANGGTLMRPFILKQVLNEHNEVLSEVRSQVIRRVISKSTADTVRSFLRGVVEKGTATGAQTKAVAVAGKTGTSRKILDGKYSTSSYTASFVGIFPAEDPHVVCLVMLDNPKTLGYYGGVASAPIVKGIAEKMVTSSTTFAQQHKPTEPSKEQVATPDVRTLDLDAATTVLSSLGFNVETSGEGTVVLKQTPAPGMKVPRGETIRLATTGSTATAAGDYTIVPDLRGLSLRRALNRLTLARLDVRVEGSGTVAAQSIRAGEQVKVGTRIGVRCEPKNLAATAAL, from the coding sequence ATGAAAATGCGGCTGCTGAAGGCAGTGCTTCTCGTCTTCTTTGCAGTTGTGGCAGCGAAACTCGTGCAGATTCAAGTTATCGATTCGGCGCGGTATAAGGAGATAGCGAGGAAGCAATATGAAGTCAAGGTACCGTTGCTTGCTTCGCGGGGTAATATCTATGATCGGAACGGCAAGATTCTCGTCTCGAACACAATGGCTGTTTCATATGCGGCCGACCCGAAGGTTGTGGGGAACGATGCAGGAAAGATAGCGGACAGGCTTGCGCGTGTGTTTGGGGAATCGAAGAGGGAAGAACATCTTGCCAAGCTGCGAAAAAGGAACTCGCGCTTCGTCTGGCTTGAGCGGAGGGCAAGTCCGCAAACCTCCTCGCGCATCAACGCAAAGGACTTTGACGGATTAATTGAAACGGAAGAGCCGAAACGCATCTACCACTACGACCACGTCGCCGGACAGGTGCTCGGCTTTACCGACATCGATCACAACGGCCTGAGCGGCATCGAACTGACATTCGACAAAGAGTTGAGGGGGGAAAACGGGTACATCATTATGCAGCGCGACGGACTCGGCCGCAAGCGCCCCACGGTTGACTACCCGCGTGCCGAACCGAAGAACGGCAACAACGTGGTGCTTACACTTGACCTTGACTATCAGTCGATTGCAGAAGAAGAATTGCGCAAAGGCGTGGAGCGCAACAATGCCGAAAGCGGGCTGGTGGTGATGCTCGAGCCGAAAACGGGAGAAGTCCTTGCCATGGCGAGCTACCCGGGAATCAACCCCAACCGCCATCAGAATATTGACGCGGCCGCCAGCAGGAACAGGATTATTACCGACGTCTTCGAACCCGGATCGGTGTTCAAGCTTGTGACCGCTTCGGCTGCATTGGAGTACAACATCGTCACCCCCGAACAGAAATTCTTTGCGGAAAACGGAAAATACATGGTGAGGGGCCGCCCCGCCCCGATTACCGACGTGCACAAATACGGAACAATTTCGTTCCGCGATGCGATCGAACTGTCAAGCAACATCGTGATGGCAAAGGTGTCCGATCTTGTCGGCGCGGAACGCATGTACGCGACAGCGCGCAACTTCGGGTTCGGTATTCCAACGGGGCTCGAACTGCCCGGTGAAGTGAACGGACAACTCAAGAAGCCGGTTCAATGGTCACGCACGACACTGAACACGATGGCATACGGCTACGAAGTTGGCGTCACCCCGCTGCAGCTCGTAGCAGCATACGGAGCATTGGCAAACGGCGGCACTTTGATGAGGCCGTTTATCCTCAAGCAGGTTCTGAATGAGCACAACGAAGTGCTGTCCGAGGTACGCTCGCAGGTAATTCGAAGAGTGATCTCGAAGTCGACAGCCGATACCGTCCGGAGTTTCTTGCGCGGGGTTGTAGAGAAAGGAACGGCAACAGGCGCTCAAACAAAAGCGGTTGCAGTTGCCGGTAAAACCGGAACGTCAAGAAAAATCCTCGACGGCAAATACTCCACGTCAAGCTACACGGCATCCTTTGTCGGGATATTTCCGGCGGAAGATCCGCACGTTGTGTGTCTTGTGATGTTGGATAATCCGAAAACATTGGGATACTACGGGGGCGTTGCGAGCGCACCGATTGTGAAGGGCATCGCAGAAAAGATGGTCACGTCATCAACCACGTTCGCGCAGCAACACAAGCCAACAGAACCCAGCAAAGAACAAGTTGCGACTCCCGATGTCCGGACCCTTGACCTCGATGCAGCCACAACCGTTCTTTCCTCGTTAGGATTCAACGTGGAAACCTCGGGAGAGGGAACGGTGGTGCTCAAGCAAACTCCCGCACCCGGCATGAAGGTGCCGAGAGGAGAGACCATCAGGCTTGCCACAACCGGCAGTACGGCAACAGCGGCGGGTGACTACACAATAGTGCCGGACTTGCGCGGACTTTCATTGCGTCGTGCGCTTAACCGGCTGACACTGGCCCGGCTTGATGTACGCGTCGAAGGGTCGGGCACCGTTGCAGCACAATCAATACGGGCAGGCGAACAAGTGAAAGTCGGTACCCGTATCGGCGTGCGATGCGAGCCCAAGAACCTGGCGGCAACGGCTGCGCTATGA
- a CDS encoding septum formation initiator family protein — MKRKHTGDLEDLLHRTESDASNIPARAPRRQTQRPTPEPAARRIYNGDPQSKIPGYAVRPENKKVERRKRRSTFNIVTALFLAAIAIVVYIGNIITVNQLVVEVHQLQTRYDKISNSNNVLKAEINRKSGWESIGNTAKTRLGLTHPEKRAQAFDVDERKLNKFSNK; from the coding sequence ATGAAACGAAAACACACCGGTGACCTGGAAGACCTGTTGCATCGCACCGAATCAGATGCGTCGAACATCCCCGCACGAGCACCTCGGCGGCAGACTCAACGGCCAACACCTGAACCGGCGGCGCGGCGCATTTACAACGGCGATCCGCAGTCGAAGATCCCCGGGTATGCCGTTCGCCCGGAGAACAAGAAGGTCGAGCGAAGGAAGCGGCGTTCCACGTTCAACATCGTCACGGCGTTGTTTCTCGCGGCCATTGCCATAGTGGTGTACATCGGCAACATTATTACCGTGAATCAATTGGTCGTAGAAGTTCATCAACTACAGACGCGGTACGACAAAATTTCCAACAGCAACAATGTTCTGAAAGCGGAAATCAACCGGAAATCCGGCTGGGAAAGTATCGGCAATACGGCAAAAACCCGGCTCGGCTTGACGCATCCCGAGAAACGGGCGCAAGCATTTGATGTAGATGAGAGAAAACTGAACAAGTTCAGCAACAAGTAA